In Palaemon carinicauda isolate YSFRI2023 chromosome 18, ASM3689809v2, whole genome shotgun sequence, a genomic segment contains:
- the LOC137657130 gene encoding uncharacterized protein, whose amino-acid sequence MPFNLQQFIVSPRDHVESLTIATKTDLKNLARHYDVQVPATAVKCVILSHILNFLVDEDIVPEEELADVRALTVTNPNGDLDKLSLQLELEKMKMQAATAAAEVEERKAAAAERAATAAAEVEERKAAAAERAATAATLVERERAAAAERAATAAAELEERKAAAAERKAAAAASLERIKVETALEQQEKASEQKNNALRVRLQIEREAATVTERDLAFIRLKEKEEGKLIPEPFDVGKVQKLLPTFEEREPDNYFSVFEDTAKNLNWPQDKWYLIIRNSFKGKALSVCATMLEEHDYFIIKQAILDAYSITAEGYRQIFRNSQKQVQQTFLEFMNGKIKQFQKWVDKVDVKTFEQLKDLIVMEEFLRKIPGSINVYLRKAE is encoded by the exons atgcctttcaacttgcaacaatttattgtatcaccacgggatcatgtggaatctctcacaattgccacaaaaactgacctaaagaatctagctcgccattatgatgtacaggttcccgcaactgccgtaaaatgtgtaattctcagtcatattttgaacttccttgtagatgaagatattgttccagaagaagaattggctgacgttcgagctctaacagttaccaatccaaatggtgacttggataaactaagtctacagctggagttggaaaagatgaagatgcaagccgcaactgccgccgctgaggtagaagaaaggaaagccgctgctgctgaacgagccgcaactgccgccgctgag gtagaagagaggaaagccgctgctgctgaaagagctgcaactgccgcaactctggtagaacgagaaagagccgctgctgctgaacgagccgcaactgccgccgctgagttagaagagaggaaagccgctgctgctgagcgcaaggctgctgccgctgcttccctagaacgtatcaaggtggaaactgctttggagcaacaagaaaaagcaagtgaacagaaaaacaacgctctccgtgttaggctgcagattgagagagaagcggccacagtaacagaacgggatctggcatttataagactgaaagaaaaggaagaaggtaagctaattcccgaaccctttgatgtgggcaaggtgcagaaattgctgcccacatttgaagaacgggaacctgataactacttttctgtgttcgaagacacagccaagaatctcaattggcctcaggacaaatggtatttgatcatccggaactcatttaaaggtaaagcattatctgtatgtgccactatgttagaggaacatgattatttcataatcaaacaggcaatccttgatgcttattctattactgcggaaggttataggcaaatatttcgtaatagtcagaagcaagttcagcaaacctttttagaatttatgaatggaaagattaaacagtttcagaagtgggtagacaaagtagatgtcaaaactttcgagcagttgaaagatttaatagtaatggaggagttcttaaggaaaataccaggtagcattaatgtgtatctaagaaaggcagaatga